The DNA region AGCTTTTCCTGCATCTTGCCGTAGAATTCAGCCATATCCTCGGTGATAGTAGGTTTGACCTTGCCCATTGCTGAAAGGAAATGACTCTTTTTCACAGACTCCGTTTCGAAGTTCTCACGCAGTGCAAGCATCACAGCTTCCCTGCATACGGCCTCGATATCAGCTCCCACATATCCTTCGGTCATTGCGGCAAGCTCTGTTATGCTGACCTCGCTGTCCAGTGGTATATTACGTGTGTGTATGTTGAATATGTTCTCCCTTCCTTCCATTGTGGAGTTGCCCACAAGGACGAGCCTGTCGAACCTTCCTGAGCGCATAAGTGCAGGGTCTATCATGTCCGGCCTGTTAGTGGCTGCAATTACCACTACCTCTTTCAGTGCTTCCAGTCCGTCCAGTTCGGTCAACAGTTGGTTCACGACCTGCTGTGAAGCCCTTCCGGTCTCGCTGTCTGCCATACGGGTGGTTGCAATGGAGTCTATCTCATCGAAGAATATGATGCATGGTGAGACCTGCCTTGCCTTTTTGAATGTCTCACGGATCGCCTTTTCGGACTCTCCCACGAACTTGGAGATCATCTGTGGTCCCTTGATACTGATGAAGTTCGCATTGGACTCGTTGGCAACGGCCTGTGCAATAAGCGTCTTTCCGGTTCCCGGCGGGCCATAAAGGAGTATTCCCTTTGGTGCCTTGATGCCCATCTCCATTATCCTGTCAGGACGCTTGAGAGGCCATTCCACAGCCTCCACGATCTCCTGCTTTGCCTCATCAAGACCTCCGACATCATCCCATTTAATGGATGGGATCTCTACCAGCACTTCTCTCATTGCAGATGGTTCGACCTCTGTAAGTGCATCCTCCATGTCCTCTGTGGTGACTATAAGTTTCTCCAGGACCTCATCGGGTATCTCTTCCTCGTCCAGGTTGATCTCCGGTATGATCCTTCTTAAGGATCTCATGGAAGCTTCCTGTACAAGTGAAAGAAGGTCTGCACCCACGAATCCCTGGGTGTGGTCGGCCAGGTACTCAAGGTCAACATCCTCTGAAAGAGGCATTCCACGGGTGTGGATCTGCAAGATCTCCAGACGGTCATCGCTGTCAGGAACACCGATCTCGATCTCCCTGTCGAACCTTCCAGGGCGTCGCAAAGCAGGATCAATGGAATCCACACGGTTGGTGGCACCGATAACTACGATCTGTCCCCTCTCTTCCATACCGTCCATAAGTGTGAGCAGCTGGGCAACCACCCTGCGCTCCACTTCCCCGGTTACGTTCTCACGTTTTGGTGCGATGGAGTCGATCTCATCTATGAATATAATAGAAGGTGCATTCTCTGCAGCTTCTTCGAATATCTTTCTCAGGCGTTCCTCACTTTCTCCGTAGAACCTTCCCATGATCTCCGGTCCCGCAATGTAGAGGAAATTTGCCCTTGATTCGCCTGCAACAGCTTTCGCAATAAGCGTCTTTCCGGTACCCGGCGGGCCGTACAGTATTACTCCTTTTGGAGGCTCGATATTAAGACGCTGGAATATTTCATGATGCTTGAGGGGCAGCTCGATCATCTCGCGTACCCTCTGTATCTCATCACCAAGTCCGCCAATATCCTCATAGGCGATACCGCGGGCAGCGTCTTCATAACCCTTTGCAGGTTTCTGGCGCAGTTCGATCTCCGTATTTTCAGTAATGATAAGTATTCCCTCTTCAGGCGTTGTCTCAATAGCAACAAGAGGAATTGCCTGGTTACCCGGTGTTGGCTGTGTCATCGAACTTGTGATTGGAATGACATCACCTGCAACAAAGGGTTGTTTCAGGATATTATGTTTGATAATGGCCTGGATGTTTGTCCCGAATTCCATTGTAATTCCTTCGGGAGGTGCAAGTACTACCTTCTCCGCAGGGGTGACTTCTGCCCTTTTGATAAAGGCCCTTTCCCCTATTCCAACGCCGGCATTCTGCCGGGTGAACCCGTCAATGCGACCAATTCCCTGTCCCCAGTCCTGTCTGTCTGCACGCCAGACTTTTGCAGCCGTTGTTTTCTTGCCTTCTATCTTAACGATATCCCCTGGCGAAAGCTGCAAGCTGAGTAAAGTGCTCGGATCAAGCCTTATGATTCCACGCCCGAAATCGATCGGATGTGCTTTTTCTACTTTGATCTGTAGTTCTTCCATTGGTCTCATCCTTAATTGTTTTACTATTTTATTCTGTCCAAGGCATAAATAATATCTGGTTCTATGCCATGCTTTTGCATTCCAATACATCCGTTTATGGGTATTGGTATGCCAGCAATATGAAACTAAAAAAGACCTTGATACGTTTCCCCGTGTTCAGTCTCTGATTAAATCTTAAGGAACTCTTCAAGCCCCTGCTTAAGGTCCACCTTCGGTACAAAACCAAGTTCCTGTGCCTTTGAAATATCTGCAACACTGTGGCGGATGTCTCCTGCCAGTGGTTCTTTGTGCTCGACCTCAACATCTTTTTTAAAGAGTTCTATAATGATGCTCGCAAGCTCATTGATCGTGGTACTCTTGCCGGTCGCTGCGTTGAACACTTCCCCAACAGCCTCTTCTTTGTCAATGACAAGTTCCACCATGTTGACAATATCATGCACTGAGATAAAGTCCCTTGTCTGCTTCCCATCGCCAAAAGCCATCGGGTTCTGACTGTTTCTTACTCTCTCCATGAACTTTGAGATGACTCCAGAATAGGGATTTGAAGGGTCCTGCCGGGGGCTGTATATGTTGAATGGTCGTATGCATGTAGTGGGTAACCCGTATGCCCTGTTGTACATGAGGCAATATTTTTCACCTGAGAGCTTGCTGGCACCATATGGTGAAAGAGGGTCTTGCGGGTGCTCCTCGCTGATCGGCACTTCTACAGGGTTTCCATATACTGCAGCTGAACTGAAATATACGAACCTCTCAAGATCTGCATCCCTTGACGCCTCGAGCAGGTTAAGTGTGCCTATTACATTGTTCTGTGCATCGAAAAAAGGTTCCTCCATAGACCTTGCAACGCTGATCTGAGCAGCGGTGTGTATAAGTATGTCGGAATTCTTCACAAGATCCGAAACATCGTCCTGGATGT from Methanococcoides methylutens includes:
- a CDS encoding CDC48 family AAA ATPase; protein product: MEELQIKVEKAHPIDFGRGIIRLDPSTLLSLQLSPGDIVKIEGKKTTAAKVWRADRQDWGQGIGRIDGFTRQNAGVGIGERAFIKRAEVTPAEKVVLAPPEGITMEFGTNIQAIIKHNILKQPFVAGDVIPITSSMTQPTPGNQAIPLVAIETTPEEGILIITENTEIELRQKPAKGYEDAARGIAYEDIGGLGDEIQRVREMIELPLKHHEIFQRLNIEPPKGVILYGPPGTGKTLIAKAVAGESRANFLYIAGPEIMGRFYGESEERLRKIFEEAAENAPSIIFIDEIDSIAPKRENVTGEVERRVVAQLLTLMDGMEERGQIVVIGATNRVDSIDPALRRPGRFDREIEIGVPDSDDRLEILQIHTRGMPLSEDVDLEYLADHTQGFVGADLLSLVQEASMRSLRRIIPEINLDEEEIPDEVLEKLIVTTEDMEDALTEVEPSAMREVLVEIPSIKWDDVGGLDEAKQEIVEAVEWPLKRPDRIMEMGIKAPKGILLYGPPGTGKTLIAQAVANESNANFISIKGPQMISKFVGESEKAIRETFKKARQVSPCIIFFDEIDSIATTRMADSETGRASQQVVNQLLTELDGLEALKEVVVIAATNRPDMIDPALMRSGRFDRLVLVGNSTMEGRENIFNIHTRNIPLDSEVSITELAAMTEGYVGADIEAVCREAVMLALRENFETESVKKSHFLSAMGKVKPTITEDMAEFYGKMQEKLKGSTHKQETSSYMGYM
- a CDS encoding GDP-mannose 4,6-dehydratase codes for the protein MQRILITGGLGQVGSYLVDRFHEDNEVVVVDNHSSTTREDVPENVEVVKIDIQDDVSDLVKNSDILIHTAAQISVARSMEEPFFDAQNNVIGTLNLLEASRDADLERFVYFSSAAVYGNPVEVPISEEHPQDPLSPYGASKLSGEKYCLMYNRAYGLPTTCIRPFNIYSPRQDPSNPYSGVISKFMERVRNSQNPMAFGDGKQTRDFISVHDIVNMVELVIDKEEAVGEVFNAATGKSTTINELASIIIELFKKDVEVEHKEPLAGDIRHSVADISKAQELGFVPKVDLKQGLEEFLKI